In Oreochromis aureus strain Israel breed Guangdong linkage group 15, ZZ_aureus, whole genome shotgun sequence, a single genomic region encodes these proteins:
- the LOC116332196 gene encoding hormonally up-regulated neu tumor-associated kinase homolog B isoform X2 — MQTQKVTEVAIKVIDKKKARQDSYVQKNMKREPRIHQMVRHPHIVVLLETLETENSYYMVMELCAGGDLMDRICERKRLEEREVRRYTRQILSAVEHLHKHGIVHRDLKIENFLLDEHNNIKIVDFGLSNTLKADSLSLELLSTQCGSPAYAAPELLAHRKYGPKVDVWSVGVSMFAMLTGTLPFTVEPFNIKQLHQKMVNGEISSIPSDISKGAVSFVLSLLEPDPAKRPSVRAAMEERWINEGFSKKALHTLSHKNRLSPEDLNSTVLEYMTETLGYSLSEIMHTVTTNRPSALMASYHLLLSRLNRSQKGVKASKKLENNDWSLPSKNTWKERNNTESQTPQQNEPTNEKSLKQLSKPLRNQQTRECKSSRKRTENLHREGDENRSPSPSLPQPPHSASPSLPPRLPSPSPAPLSAEDRATDEETLDARETLFAEVTVFGDRELVHLSPPKNSTSQLCDSAPCQVPLPAEPIRDSSVSRPVRNTHLLRTTQSDGAADPGSDCFRGTRRQEDSHHLSINERLEKLQTFYSSEKNGTSPRTLLDTDARTTHSSDRGHLGSVEASQTSPSSPLPRLHNIALKDGRGRKMTWAGLTRPGPPRLLVNGSKPPAFPSQRQHTVVFKNLRQERGRRKELSATRGERVAGGINGAKRNSVQLRSSLQRRVADLNLPLLSAGLQGKPDRKSQLQSMDY, encoded by the exons atgcagacacaaaaagTGACAGAA GTAGCCATTAAGGtgatagacaaaaaaaaagcacgACAGGACTCCTATGTACAGAAGAACATGAAGAGGGAGCCTCGCATTCATCAGATGGTGCGACACCCTCATATTGTAGTTCTGCTGGag ACTCTGGAGACTGAGAACAGTTACTACATGGTTATGGAGCTCTGTGCTGGAGGAGACCTGATGGACAGGATCTGTGAGAGGAAGAGGCTGGAGGAGCGGGAGGTGCGGCGCTACACCCGACAgatcctctctgctgtggaaCACCTGCACAAACACGGCATCGTGCACAG AGATTTAAAAATCGAAAACTTCCTTCTGGATGAACACAACAATATAAAGATTGTGG ACTTTGGCCTGAGTAACACCCTCAAGGCTGACTCTTTATCTCTGGAGCTCCTCAGCACCCAGTGCGGAAGTCCAGCCTACGCCGCCCCGGAGCTCCTCGCTCACAGGAAGTATGGACCCAAAGTGGATGTGTGGTCTGT AGGCGTGAGCATGTTTGCAATGCTGACAGGAACTCTGCCTTTCACTGTTGAGCCGTTCAACATCAAACAGCTGCACCAGAAGATGGTCAACGGGGAGATCAGCAGCATCCCCAGTGACATCAGCAAAG GTGCTGTGTCATTTGTGTTGTCTCTCCTGGAGCCCGACCCAGCGAAGAGACCCAGTGTTAGAGCTGCCATGGAGGAGAGATGGATAAATGAGGGCTTTTCCAAAAAAGCTCTGCACACTCTCTCTCATAAAAACAG GTTGTCTCCAGAGGATCTCAACTCGACCGTGCTAGAATACATGACAGAGACACTGGGATATTCCCTCTCTGAAATCATGCACACGGTCACCACCAACCGACCCTCGGCCCTCATGGCCTCCTATCACCTGCTGCTCAGCCGGCTCAACAGGAGTCAGAAAGGAGTCAAAGCCAGCAAG AAGCTAGAGAATAACGACTGGAGTCTTCCCAGCAAGAATACATGGAAAGAGAGGAATAACACTGAATCACAGACGCCACAACAG AATGAACCAACCAACGAAAAAAGCTTGAAGCAGCTGAGCAAGCCTCTGAGGAACCAACAGACACGTGAATGTAAGAGCAGCAGAAAGAGGACTGAGAACCTGCACAGAGAGGGTGACGAGAATCGGTCACCGTCTCCTTCTCTACCCCAGCCTCCTCACTCTGCCTCTCCGTCCTTACCCCCTCGTCTCCCCTCTCCTTCCCCTGCACCTCTGTCTGCAGAGGATAGGGCTACTGATGAGGAGACCTTAGATGCCAGAGAGACACTGTTTGCGGAAG TAACTGTTTTTGGAGACAGGGAACTCGTCCACCTTTCTCCTCCTAAAAACTCCACATCTCAGCTCTGTGACTCCGCCCCTTGCCAAGTTCCCTTACCTGCTGAGCCAATCAGAGATAGCAGCGTGTCAAGACCAGTCCGAAATACGCACCTGCTCAGGACTACTCAGTCAGATGGCGCTGCGGACCCCGGGTCAGACTGCTTCAGAGGCACCCGACGccaggaagattctcatcaccTGAGCATCAATGAGCGACTGGAGAAGCTGCAGACGTTTTATTCATCCGAGAAGAACGGCACGTCTCCCAGGACGCTCCTGGACACTGACGCGCGCACCACACACTCCTCAGACAGAGGCCACTTGGGTTCTGTTGAGGCGTCACAGACGTCGCCCTCTTCCCCCCTCCCACGCCTACACAACATTGCGCTTAAAGATGGGCGGGGAAGGAAGATGACATGGGCAGGGCTGACCCGACCCGGGCCCCCGAGACTCCTAGTGAATGGGTCTAAACCTCCTGCTTTCCCCTCACAAAGACAGCATACTGTGGTCTTCAAGAACCTCAGGCAGGAGAGGGGAAGGAGGAAAGAGCTGTCTGCAACACGAGGAGAGAGAGTAGCAGGAGGGATAAATGGAGCCAAGAGGAACTCAGTTCAGTTGCGCTCGTCTCTCCAGCGTCGCGTGGCAGACCTGAACCTTCCACTGCTTTCTGCAGGCCTGCAGGGGAAACCTGACAGGAAGAGTCAGCTACAGAGCATGGACTACTGA